CCGCGAACGTCAGACTCGCCGCCACCGTAGACACGGTTGAACGGCGGAGCCACCTGGCCACCAAAGCCCTCAACGTGCGACACCTGGATACGGTAGCCGAGCACATTGTGGCCGTCGCGATCAATGCGAAGTCCCTTCATCGGGAAGAACTGACGCCAGGTCGCAACCGGCGAGAAGTACTTCACGTTACCGCCCGCGCCGGCAACCTGGATCGCGACGTTGAAGTCCTTACCGGAGTGCGGACCGACTGCACGGTCGATCGACGAGAAGGTAAAGCTAGGCGTAATAACCGAGCTGATAATGCCCGAGAGCTGGTTCGATCCCTGGATACCGGAACGGAAGGCCAGCGACTGGAACAGGTTGCGGGTATTGTCGTTGAACGTTGAAATCGTCGACCGCTGCAGCATGTACGAGATACCGATACGCGTCACACCCGAGCGATTGAAAAGCTTACGCAGCGGATAGCTGGCCGAGATCGACAGACCCGTCGATGCCTGATTGTAGTTGGTCAGCAGCGACTGTTGCGCCTGCGACAGGTTCTGCGAGATCGAGCCGCCGGCTGCGCCGTACGCCTTCGACGGGTTGTAGTCGAACTTGGACTGGAAGATCTGCAGACCGAGCGACAGCGGCTTGTTGCGGAAGTAAGGCTCCGTAAAGCCGAAGCTCAGGTTACGCGACAGATCGCCGGCATTCGCCTGCACCGAAAGCGTCTCACCCAGGCCGAGGAAGTTGTTGGTCTCATAGTTCAGACCGATAAAGCTTCCTGAAGCTCCCGAGATACCGCCGTTCAGACCGATGGAGTTCTTGCCCTTCTCCTTCAGCTTCAGCAGCAGATCCACGGTGCCGGCATCGTTATTGGTGCGCGTTTCGGAGTCCTGTTCGACCTTCAGCGCCTCAAAGTAATTCAACTGGTTCAGGCGAAGCAGTGACAGCTCCCATGCCTGGGCGTTGTAAACCGCGCCTTCTTCCAGCATCAACTCACGACGGATCACGCGGTCGCGGGTAATACTGTTGCCCGAAAACTCGATACGCGAGACCTTGAACTGCTTGCCCTCATCGATATCGATGTCCAGGAAGATGAGGTTCTTCGCTTCATCAAAGCGCGGAGTCGGCGATCCGACGAAGTTGATGTAGCCCAGCCCACCGTATGCCTTACGCAGATTCTCCAGGCCCTTACCGAAGAGGGTCGCCGAGAACCACTCGCCATCCTTCTGCGCAAACTGCGCGCGCAGAGCCTTCATATTAGTGATGGCTTTGTTGCCGGTAAAGGTGATGCCACCCAGGCGATAACGCTTACCCTCTTCCACCGGCATCAGAATGTCGATGCGCTTACCCTTCGACGGACGCAGTGTGAAGATATTGATGCCGCCGGCGTCGCGTACGCGGGTCTTGGGCTCCGAGGTGAGTGCCTTGAAGTAGCCGCGGTCACGGTAGGCCATCTGCACGCGCTGCGCGTCCTCGTCGAGCTTGGATGCGTCGAAGGTGCGGGCAAAGATGTTTTCCAGGATGATCGACTTAGGAATACCGATCGGCCGCAGGTTCCGCATCGCCTGACGCAGCGTCCGCGAGCCCACGTTGTCGTTGCCGACAAAGTCGATATGCCCCACCTTCACGGTCGGGCCTTCCTTCACCTCAAAGGTGAGGGAGACGCGTGCCGGAGGCAGGTTCTTCACCACCGTGCGGATGGTAGCGAACTGGTGGCCATGCTCGGCCAGAAGCTCCTTCAGCACAACCTCGGCGCGCTTTACCTTGGTGGGGTCATACTGGCTCTCCACCGTCAGGCCGACCTTGGCCTTCTTGAAGCGCTCCAGGATGTCCGAGGTGGTGACCGCATTCACACCCTTGTAATTGATGTCGTTGACCGTGGGCTTTTCGCGCACGTACCAGATCATCTGGGTGCAGTTCGGCTTGTCCTGCTTCTCGGCACGGAGATCTTCGAAGTAGCCCGTGTTCCACAACGAGTTATAGTCGCGCTCGATCATCGACTCGTCGTAGATATCGCCCTCATGCGAGAAGAGGCGGGCCAGAACGGATTCTTTCGGAATGCGGCGATTGCCGATCACCTGGATCGAGCAAAGCGCCCTGGGATTGCCTTGTGCTACCGGTCCGGTGGTAAAGGTCGAACCAGCATTTTGTGCAGCGGCAGAGCCGGCGGCAACAGCGCCCAGGCCCAACAGCAACATACCCGCGCGAACACGGCTGCCAAAGGCAATCGCGCGGTTCCGGCCAGAGTGCGAACGCACATCCGTGAAAGCTTGATTCAGAAACTTAGCGGAAAAGATACGCGCGTCCTCACTGCTCGGAAAATACCTCCCCAAATCCATGTAGGGGAAAGCTTCATTATATGGGACGGGCGCTCCCTTCTGAAGAGAGCGGAACCTGTTTCAGAAGCAGAGAACAAATGTAGCTGCACCACATCTGGTGCGACCCCCTGTTTCCCCTCACCACAAGGCACACTTATCCCGCAGACGGAGTGATGGACGGGTAATAGCGACCCTCTGATTACAGCCAAAACAAAGGCCGCTCGTGAGAGCGGCCTTTGTACTTTTGCGCCGAAGGCGCCCTACGCCTGGACGGCTAGTCCTAGTCCCCGGCGACGGTCTCTTCGTCCTGCACCTTTGCCGGAGCGGCGGGCTTGATCTCACCCAGGGAGATGAAGCCGGGCTGCTCCTGCTCCTTGAGAATCTCCTTGCGGTAGAGCTTGGCCATCTGCGCGTTGACTGCATCCTGCTTCAGCTTGGCGTCGCGGGCGCGGATCTTCTCTTCGCGGGCGTTCTTGGCGATACCGGACTTCTCGAAGGTGTCGTTCGCGGCGGAGTCGACGTGAGCCTGGTTCAGAACCAGATCGTACTTGTCCTGACGCTCCAGGCCGACCTTCTTACCACCGGCGAAGATCTCGTGACGGCCATGCTCCTCATACCACTTGGTGAGGGTGGAGGTCATGTGCATCTTCTCGATGATGTTGCGCCAGCCGATACCAGTGTTGTACGCGCAGAAGGAGATCTCGCCTTCCTGGGTGGCGTACGGGATGATGCACTGCTCGGTGCGGCGGAAGTCGTAGTTGAACAGGTCCTGGAACCACATGCCGGCGATGAACAGGAAGTTCCAGCGGTCGGCGCGGCGCTTCTCGATGTCGGCCATGGTGCGATCGCCGGTCACCTTGCCGTAGTTGCGGCCGGTGGCGCCGAAGCACTTGTCGAACTTCTGCAGCAGGTCAAGGATGCGGAAGTGCGTGGGCGACTTGGTGGGATCGTAGTTGCGCAGCAGCGCAAGCGAAACACCCACGATCGAGAGGAACTTGCCGCGGGCGGCGTCGTTCACCTTCGCAACGTCCTTGGCAAGCTGTACGGCATCCAGGAACTGGGTGACCGGAACAGCCTCCTTGGTCTCCTTGTCGATCATCAGCGCCATACCGATACCGCAGTTCGGGTGGCAGCCGCAGGAGAGCTGGCCCCACTCGTGATCCGGTCCGTGCACCAGGTCGGCCCAGTCCGAGAAGGTCGACATGAAGCTGATCGGGAACCAGTCACGGGTGCTCTCACCCAGACCGGTCTGGTTGCGGATGTCGTGCGCGAGGTGGCTCAGGGTGTAGCGCTGTGCGTGACGGCGCTCGTCGGAGACCTCTTCGTCACGGCCGGTGAACGAAACCGGCTGGAACGACAGGAAGTTGATCTTCTTCGGGTTATCCAGGGCGAACTGGATGATGCGGCCAACCTGCTCGTTGTTGATACCGTTGACGATGGTCGTTACGGGAACGATGTCCACGCCGGCCTCGTGCAGGTTATGGATGGCCTGGAGCTTTACGTCGAACGCATTGCCGACCTTGCGGTGCGAGTTGGCGGCGTTGCCGATACCGTCGAACTGCAGGTAGGCATAACGCAGACCAGCCTCGGCGGCAGCCTTGGCGAACTCCTTGGACTTGGCGAACTCGATGCCGTTGGTCGCAGCCTGCACCGAGTTGTAGCCGACCTTACGGGCATAGGCGACAGCGTCCAGGAAGTAGGGCGACAGCGTCGGCTCACCACCGGAGAACTGCACCGACATCTGGCGGCGCGGCTTAATGGTAATGGCGTTGTCCAGCATGGTCTTAATCTCGTCCCACGTCAGTTCGTGAACGAAGCCCACCTGGTTGGCGTCCATGAAGCAGGGGTCGCACATCATGTTGCAGCGGTTGGTCAGGTCGATGGTCAGAACCGAACCGCGGCCGTGCGTCACGGTCGAGGTGCCGTGGTTGTGCAGCTTGGCGTCATTGTGGGCGCGGATGTCGCGGCCCGGGAAGACGTCCTCAAGGTGCTTCATCATGGCCGGGTCGATGGACATGACGTCCTCAAAGTGGCCGTGCTTCGGACAATCCTTCACCATCAGGATCTTGCCGTCGCGCTCGATGATCTGAGCCTTGATCTCGCCGACCTTCTCGTTCAGCAGGATCTCGTGGGGCAGCTTGCCGTCGAGGATCTGCTGGCGGATCTCAGGAACGCACTTCGGGCAGAGAGAATCGGTCGTACGAGGCCAGCCAAGGGGGGGCTTCTCCTTCTGGTAGCTCTTCAGCAGCGGCTTGTCGCTCCACTTCGGTGTGAACGATGCGTTAGGGCTGATGCTGTTCAGCTTGTCAAAGATTGCCCACGCGCCTTTGGCCGCGTAAGTGATTGTCTTTTCTGCCAGTTTCGTGGCTCTTGCCATTTCGCTCCCTCTCGGATTGGGTCGGTTTGGTCTTGGTAAAACAGCGTTGGATGAGGCGTTTCCTCTATCCAGACGCGAATTCCTTGAGTCTAGACGCAACGCGCATCCCGCGCGAGTGCGTTGGCTGGTTCCGCTTCGGGCCTAGGCCCTTTCCAATAAGCGGTTTACAGCACGATCAGCCTACGTCCTGTGGAACCGAAAGCATAGGTTTCTGCCCCGAACGGCAGAATCGTGCAGCGAACGGGGAAATGGAGGGGCGAAACGGGATGGAATTTTCGGGTCGGGCCTTCAGCTCTCTGCTTTCTAGGCACCGGCACCAGGGGCGTTGCTCCAGGCTATATATAGAGGGCCGCTCCCGTCTTCGCTAAAAATTCAAGATTGTCTGCACCAAGGGCGGTGATCGGTGAGCGATGCTTATTCATGGAAAATCCCGCTCACTCCCTTACTGCAATCCTGCCCTGCAATGACCTGGACGCCTCCGAGGCCTTCTATGCGCGCCTTGGGTTCAGCGATCCTGATCGTGGCTATGACGATTACCGCATTCTTTCGGACGGCAAGGGCGGACGCCTGCATCTGACCCGGGCGGTGGAGGGGTGGTTGATTCCTAACCAGAGTCCTTTTGGACTTTACTTCTATACGCCGGAGGTGGACGCCTATGCGGCCCGTTTTGCCGGAGAGATTCTGGGCAAGAGCGGCGGCCCCGAGGAGAAGCCCTGGGGGACGTATGAGTTCGCGCTGTCGGACCCGGACGGGCATCTGGTGCGTATTGGCTGGCCGCTGCGGCTGCGTTGACGCCGGGCGCTTCGGGCGTGCGTCCAATACACTGATACCTACGTTTATGAACCATCTCCGTCTCCTCTCCAGCTTCGTTCTGCTCGCCGGCGCTCTTGGCTGTCACGCGCAGAAGCTCTCGCCCGCCGACGCCCGCCGCGTCGAAGTGCTGATCCGCAATAAGTTCAACGTCCCCGCCTACTACGACGTCACCATCGGGGAACGCAGGAAGTCGGAGATGCCGGGTTTCGATACCGTGACGGTCACCTTCACCAATCTCGAGGCGGAACAGAATGCTGCCGCCACCAAAAACTTCGACTTCCTGCTCTCGCAGGACGGCAAGACATTTGCTCAGCTCAACCGCTATGACATCCCGCAGGACCCTGGCGCCGGAATCAGCGACGGCAACCGACCCTCGCGCGGCGGCCCAGCATCGGCCCCGGTCCACATCGTGATCTACGACGACCTGCAGTGCCCCTTCTGCGCCCGCATGCATGCGCAGCTGTTCCCCGCCATCCTGGAGCGCTACGGCGACAAGGTGCACATCGTCTATAAGGACTTCCCTCTGGGCCAACATCCCTGGGCCGTACACGCTGCCGTCGACGCCAACTGCCTGGCCGAGCAGTCCGCGCCCGGCTACTGGTCATTGGTTGATAACGTCCACGCGCACTACGCCGACGTTCCGCCGCTCAAGCCCTCTGCCGACAAGGACGCCAAACCTGCGGATGCGGTAAAGCCGGCAACCGACCTTCTCGACAAGTGGACCCGTGACGAGGCCGTGAAGGAGAAGGTCAACCTTGAGAAGCTGAATGCCTGCATCGCGAAACAGGACGACTCTGCCGTGACCGCCTCTATTAAGGAGGGAGACTCCCTCGGAGTCGACGCTACACCGCAACTATTCATCAACGGAGAACGTCTTGCCGGCGCGCTTCCTCTCAAATATGTCTATAAAATGATCGATGGCGCGCTACTGGCTGCGGGAGTCACTCCCCCTCCGGCGCCTGCCGATCCGCCCGCCGCGCAGAAGCCGGCCGGCAACTAAGCTGGAGATCAAGGTCTAACGTGCCACGTCTTACCACGCAACATACGCTCGCCGGAATGCTTCTGCTCACGTTCGTCGCTGTTGGCTGCAATCGTCAGCCGGCGGCCGATGTCGTCGCCACCGTCAACGGCAAACCGATCGCGAAGGCTGAGCTGGAGAAGTATTACAAGGGCCAGCTCGGCGACTCGCAGCAGACGCCCTCGCAGGAACAGGCCGACTCCATGCGCCTGAACGTTCTCCGCGGCCTGATCGACGAGGAGATCTTTCAGCAGCGCGCGGCCAAGATGAACCTGACCGCCACCAATGAAGAGGTGGATGCGAAAGTTGCCGAGATGAAGGCGCCGGTCAGCGAAGAGCAATTCAATCAGCACCTCAAGGATTCCGGCCTGACACTGGATGACCTGAAGCGCGATGTCCGCCGCTCCCTCACCTCCGAGAAGCTGCTGAATAAAGAGATCAACTCGCGCATTACCGTCTCCGACGGCGATGTCTCCAGCTACTACAACCTGCACAAGGCCGAGTTCAACCTGGTGGAGACCAACTATCACCTGGCGCAGATCATCGTGACTTCGCAGCCCGCCCAGCAGCCGCAGCAGGTCTCGAACCTGCAGGCCAGCAAGGCCGCTAACGATACTGAGGCCAAGAAGAAGATCCAGGCCCTGAAGAACCGCCTCGACTCCGGCGAGGACTTCGGTACATTGGCGATGAACTTTTCCGAAAGCCCACAGACAGCACCGAATGGCGGCGACATGGGCTTCTTCACCGAGTCGCAGCTCCGTTCTGACGTTGACCTCTTCAGCGCCATCTCGAAGTTGACGCCCGGCAAGGTAACCGACATCATCCCGGTCCCCGAAGGTCCTGGATCGAAGCGCGTGATCGGCTACGCCATCTTCAAGCTGGTCTCCCGCGAACCCGCCGGCCAGCGCAACCTGAACGATCCTGCCGTCCAGCAGGCCATCCGGCAGCAGTTGAAAGACGGCCGCTCCCAGCTCCTGAAGAATGCGTACTTCGAGATGCTGCGCGACGAAGCCAAGGTAAGAAACTACTTCGCCGAACAGGTCTTCAAGAACGAATCGAAGTAAACGAAAGTAAAAGCAGCGAATAAGGCCCGGCCCAATGGCCGGGCTTTTTCACGTTCTGCTACGGCCACAAATGTGGTGCCCGGTTCAGGTGGGGCAACGCTCTCGACGGCACCCATGCTGTACCTCTTCAACTTTTAACTTTCAACTTTTAACAGTTGGCCACGAAATCAGGCCCAAAGTCCTCTCCGCGCGAGCCCATTACAATCTCATGCATGGCTTCCGATTGTCTTTTCTGCAAAATCGTCGCCGGCGAGATTCCCGCCAAGAAGGTCTACGAAGACGGGAACCTTCTCGCCTTCCACGACATCGACCCCAAGGCGCCCACGCACGTCCTTCTGCTCCCGCGCCGCCATATCAACTCACTCGCAGCCATTTGCAGTGAAGATGCGGGAACCATGGCGGAGTTGATCTGCGCCGCACCTGCCATCGCCGCACAGCTCGGCCTTACAAATGGCTTCCGTACCGTCATCAACACCGGCCCCGATGGCGGCCAGACCGTCGGCCATCTGCACCTGCACATCCTCGGCGGCCGCGCCATGCGCTGGCCCCCAGGCTAAGGACGAATTGTCTTTTCAGCGGATAACATACGGTTGATCTCTCTGAAAGACCTGGGAGAAGTATCCTTTGCGTGTTCGTACGTGATATCGGTGATTGATCGCTTCCAGATGGATCGTACGAAACCGGCCGTCTCCTTCAAGATTGGCCGGGACATACTCGAGCGAGTACTGGCTCTCCAGCTCTTCTTTAATTTCAGTGAATGCATGGGCAATCTCTCGAGGTCTGGTGGGAAAGAAGGGCCTTCCGCCAGTCTCCGTCGAGATCGTGCGCAGTACTTCGTCTCCTGCCTCGCCGCTCGCGTCGACGCGCGCACGGATGCTATACACCGTCGTTTCAGCACGCTGGCACATCTGGATGGCGTCGCTCATCGGGTTCTTGCTTCCATGGTCGTTGCCGTCTGAAACGAGGACGATGGCATGGCGATACAGGCGAGGCCGATTGAGCATGCGCTCTCGGCAGTTCTCATAGAGAACATCAAACAAACCAGAATTACCTGTAGGAATATTGTGGATGTGGTTCAGAAGCGAATCCATGTTGCGGGTAAAGCCGTCGTCTTCGGATAGGGGGAGATTTAAACCGGCGACGAACGCTCCATCCAGCCGTTTGAGAGTATCTCCGAAAAAAGCGGCGGCAGCCTTCTCTTCTACTCCTCGAGCCTGTGGTGAAAGACTTGATGCTTCCACCACGAGGCCGAGGTAAAGAGGGAAATTAGTGTGGCGCGTAAAGCGGATGAGCCGTTCCGGACGTTTGCCCTGATCCGTAAATACGAAATCTTGCGGCTGCAGGTTCGCGACAACTTTGTCTTTGTCATCGGTAACGGTAAAAAATACGACCGTCTCGCGAGAGGGATTTCCGAGCATAGGCAGCTCGATCCCAGGCGGATCCGCAGGCTCCTGGCCACGCAACAAACGGGCACTACACAATAGCAAAGCGACCGAGATGGCCCGAAGAGTCTGCATACAACAGATGATCGACACACTCAGATCATGGTGTGCTGTTTAGACGCGGGAATCGAGATGGCGATATGGCCAGTTTTACTTCGCTACGCTTGGGCGGTCATCCGCCTCCAGGTCTCCCAGCGCATACTGGATTCCCGCCAGCATATGTTGCAGATAGGCCGGCATGGCGTACACATGCTCATTGTGGCCCAGTGCCTCATAGAACACGCGGCCTTTCCCCTCGCGCCGAATCCAGCTCAACGCATAATCCCCATCCGTACGCTTCGTTGCCGCCGGCTCCTTCGCCTTATCCGCATCGCTCATTTTGGTGTAGTCGATGCTGGTCAGCACGTGCACGTTCTTCCGCGAAAACGAGTCCTGTGCATAGGTATAGATCTCGTCGTGGATAGCGAACTCTTTGCCGTGGAACATCGCCGTCAGCGGACTTTTCGGATCGTCAATCTTCACCGTCACCATCTGTGGATACAGCCAGTGGAACTTGAAGAATCCGCCAATCGCCTTATTCCACTCCGGCCATGTCCCGATCAGTTTCGCCGGAGCACCGGCCTCTCCCTCTGCATGGCCGTGATACGAGTCCGACGCGGCATGCACGCCGACAATTCCCTTCCCGCTACGCACAAAATCCAGCAACGCCTTGCGGCGGGCCTCTGTCACTGCAGGGTCTTTCTTGTCATCAAGGAATGCGCCGGTTGTCTGGTCCAGGAAGATGCAGTCGAAGTACGCCAGGTTCTCAGACGTGATGTCGACCGGGTTGTAGGTGATGGTCGTGGTCCATGCACCGGTCTTCTTGCCCATCTCCTCCACCATGCGTGCCGCCAGCGGAATGGAAGAGTGCACCCAGCCGTCGGCATAGGCATAGACAAGAATGCGCCGTGGTTTCTTCGGCGGCACGATGGCATGGTCCGGCAGCGCATCCAGCACCGCCACCACGTCACCGGAGTTCGGTGTCTCAAGCTGCCGTCCATCAGCGATCGCCTGCGGCCGGTCACCTGAAAGAGGCTTTGCCGGCTGCGGAGTTTTGAGCCCGCGGTCTGTTTGCGGCGTAACCGTCTGTGCGTGCAACATGCAGGGTATTGCGAGCAATAAACCCGCTCCAGCGATTCTCCAATTCATTAGAAAGAGCCACCTTTGCTCGGAACCCAATCTACCATCAGTTCGGCGTCATCCTCCGCTCTCGCTATCTTCACCATGCAGTTCCAAAAAGCTGCAGCGGAACGGACACGTCGACCGGGTGTCATGAAAGACCTTGGCGCAGTAGACGTGGTCCCTTCCCATCCATCTGGCATACAACGCCGCCGCGCTTAACGCACCACCCACCGGGGCTACGAGATAAATCCACAATCCATGCCAGATCCACGCGAAAACTGCCGATGCAAACGACCGTGCCGGGTTCACGCTGAACCCCGAGAGTGACGCGCAGAAGCCGTAGTAGAAGATCGTCAGCAAACCCACCGCGAATGGAGCGTACCGAACCAAGGTCTTATGATTCGCCGTGAAGAGAACGATGCTCATCAACAGTGCCGACAAGCTCCACTCCGCAAGAAAGGCAATGACCTCGCCTTCGCTTCCCGGCGTTGTCACTGCATAACAGACGGGTGGGTACGCAAGCCGATCACCCAGCACGCTACGTGCCAGCCACATCCCTGATACCGCACCGAGAAACTGGCATACCACATAGAAAGCGGCGTCCCAGCGGTGCACACGGCGCAGATAGGAATACGCCAGGGTCACCGCCGGATTGAGATGCGCACCTGTTCGCCGGCCGAACCGGGAACGGATCAGCAAGATGGTCGCCACGGAAACGCCCGCACCCATCGCAAACGGTCGCATGGCCTGTGGCAATTGGAATGCAGCTCCGCTATAGAGCAGCGCTGCAAACAGTCCAATGCAGAACAGCAGTACTCCGGTCTGCGTTGCCTCCATCAAGTATTCCCGCCAGTGAGTTCTCCATGCCTCCGCGATCGATGCGTCAGGCGGCAGCGCCGTAACCTGAAAGCGTGGCAACTGTTGCGAATCCATGACAGGACAGCAGATGATCAGCGGGCCGGAACAGTGGGCTCTGACTCGAAAAGCGAGTGCACGCCCTCGACAAGAGTGGGATGCGCCAGCATCGCATCGCGAAGCGCGGTATACGGCAGGCCGGCCAGCATCGCAATCTGAACCGCCGACATCACCTCTCCTGCACCTGTACCCAGTCCGGAGAAGCCCAGGATGCGATCGTCGTCCCCGACCAGAGCCTTCATGAATCCTTTGGTCTCCATCAACGCTCTTGCACGCAGCACCGCCGCCATCGGCGCCCGGAAGAGGCGATAGCGTATCTCCCTAGCCTTCGCTTCAGTCTCACTGAGACCAATGCGCGCAAACTCCGGATCGGTGAAGAGGCAGAATGGAACCAGCCTTCCCGTCGTAACAGCATTGCCTCCGTCGAGGTTATCTTTCACCACCCGGAAATCGTCTTCACTGACATGGGTAAACTGCGGACTTCCCGCGATCTCACCCACAGCCCATACACCCGGAGCCGTTGTCTGCAGCCGTTCGTTTACCTGGATGTAGCCGCTCTTCGCGAGCTGTACACCGGCTGCTTCGAGCCCGAGTCCCTGCGTGTTAGGAACTCTTCCCGTGGCAACTAACAGATGCGTACCCTCCACCACTGCTTCGCCGTCCGGTCGATGGAGAAAGATCTTTACCGTTTGTCCGGAGACTCCCGTCACCTTTTGAATCGGCGTCCCGAGAGCAAACTCGATCCCCTCATCGCGAAGAATGCTGTGGATCGCCTCGGTCACATCCACGTCCTCGCGATGGAGTATTCGGCTGTTACGGTCGATCACCGTCACCTTGCTGCCAAACCGCCGCATGGCCTGTGCGAACTCGAGGCCTACATATCCTCCTCCAAGGACGATTAGCCGCTCCGGCACATGGTCAAGCTCCAGAGCTTCGACATGGGTCAGTGGCTGTGCTTCCGCAAGCCCTGGAGT
This genomic window from Terriglobus albidus contains:
- a CDS encoding dihydrolipoyl dehydrogenase family protein, which translates into the protein MSSPSSQQPEEYDLVIIGSGAGAKLSAWTFASRGQRVAVVERKYVGGACPNIACLPSKNIIHTAQVVEYARRGEEFGIRMREMEVDMPAVRERKRRMVAGLVETHQDLYHQSGAELIMGTARFIGPKTVEATLPDGSTRVLTGTNVIIGTGTHAAVDKTPGLAEAQPLTHVEALELDHVPERLIVLGGGYVGLEFAQAMRRFGSKVTVIDRNSRILHREDVDVTEAIHSILRDEGIEFALGTPIQKVTGVSGQTVKIFLHRPDGEAVVEGTHLLVATGRVPNTQGLGLEAAGVQLAKSGYIQVNERLQTTAPGVWAVGEIAGSPQFTHVSEDDFRVVKDNLDGGNAVTTGRLVPFCLFTDPEFARIGLSETEAKAREIRYRLFRAPMAAVLRARALMETKGFMKALVGDDDRILGFSGLGTGAGEVMSAVQIAMLAGLPYTALRDAMLAHPTLVEGVHSLFESEPTVPAR